The DNA segment GACTATGCCATGAGCGTGATTGTCTCCCGTGCCCTGCCCGATGTACGTGATGGGTTAAAGCCGGTGCAACGGAGGATTCTCTATGCCGCGGGAGATATGGGTCTTACCCAAACAAGTACCCACAAGAAGAGCGCTCGCATCGTTGGCGAGGTGCTGGGTAAATACCACCCGCACGGCGATGCCCCGGTCTATGAAGCCATGGTGCGCATGGCGCAGGATTTTTCCCTTAGGTATATGCTTATCGATGGGCAGGGAAATTTTGGCAGTGTGGATAACGACCCCCCGGCGGCGATGCGTTATACCGAGGCTCGCCTTTCCTCAATAGCTCAGGAGATGCTCCTTGACATCGAAAAGGAGACCGTGGATCTTGTACTCAATTTCGATGGCACTCTCAGGGAACCCACTGTACTTCCGTCAAGACTCCCAAACCTGCTCATAAATGGGGCCTCTGGTATCGCGGTGGGTATGACTACCAACATCCCCCCACACAATCTAGGTGAGGTCTCAGATGCCATCTGCTATCTCATTGATAACCCTGAAGCCTCAGCAGACGAGCTCACCGATTTCGTTAAAGGCCCTGATTTCCCCACTGCGGGTATTATTCTCGGCCGTGAGGGGATAAAGAATGCCTATGCCACTGGTAAGGGCAGGGTGTTAATCCGGGCCAGATATACGATTGATGAGCTGACTAAGGGGCGCTATCAGATAGTGGTCACAGAGCTTCCATATCAGGTAAACAAGGCAGCTTTGGTGGAGCGGATTGCCCATCTGGTCAAGATAAGAAGGATGGAGGGGATTGCCGAACTGCGCGATGAATCGGACAGGCAGGGGATACGCATTGTTATCGAGCTGAAGAAGGGTGCCCAAGCGGAGCAGGTCTTAAACAACCTCTTTAAACATACACCGTTGCAGCAAACCTTCTTCGTTAACATGCTGGCCCTGATCGATGGGCAGCCCAGGGTGATTAGCCTGAAAACGGCGCTTCAGCAATATATCAGCTTTCGCCAGGAGGTCATAGTCCGTCGCTCCCGGTTTGAGCTTCGCCATGCCAGGGAGCGGGCTCATATCCTCGAGGGGCTAAAGATAGCCCTCGACAACATGGATGAGGTTATCCAATTAATTCGCCGTTCCCAAAGCGCTGAGGAGGCTCGGAATAATCTGATATCATCATTTAATCTGACCCAGGCACAGGCCCAGGCAATCCTGGACATGCAGCTACGGCGCCTCGCTGCACTGGAGCGCCAAAAGATTATCGAAGAGTATACCGAGGTGTTAAAGACCATAGCTTATCTGGAAGACCTGATAGCCAACCCGCGCAAGATCCTTTTTCTGATCAAGGAGGATGTCAGCGAGATAAAGACGAAGTATGGCGACCAACGGCGGACGGAGATCCTTGAGGAGGAGCCAGAGGAGTTCAGGGAGGAGGACCTGATCCACCATCAGAAGATGATGATCGTACTGACTAACCGGGGATATATTAAGCGAATGCCTATCGAGAGCTATCGGGTGCAGCAGCGAGGGGGCAGGGGGGTGATGGGTATTACTACCCGGGAGGCGGAGAGCTTGAGCCTGCTCCTGGTCGGCGACACCCTCGATACCCTGCTCTTCTTCACCAATCGGGGGAGGGTATACTCACTTAAGTGCTACCGGATACCACAGGAGACCTCTCGAGTTGCCAGAGGGATACCACTGGTAAAATTGATATCTATAGATGAGGCAGAGCAGGTTACCGAGATTCTGCCGGTATCAAGCTTTGTTTCCGGTGAATCCATGATTATGGCGACACGACGCGGTGATATAAAGCGGAGCGCTCTTAGGGGGTTCGCCGCGGTGCGCGCCAATGGTCTCATTGCCTTGAGGCTGAGAAAGGGTGACGAGCTGGTAGCGGCGAGGGTGGCTGATGAAGGCGACGAGGTCATTCTGGTGACAGAAGAGGCTCAGGCAATCAGGTTTGCTGTGGGTGGGCTAAGGACTGCCTCACGCACCAGCGGTGGGGTGCGTGCCATCCATATAAACCCCGATGATCGTTTGGTAGCGATGGATGTTGTCTCCTCCGGTGCTTACCTGATGGTAATAACCAAGAATGGTTTTGGCAAGTGCACTCCCATATCCAGTTATCGCATACAGGCTCGTGGGGGCTCTGGGGTAAAAAGCCTCAGTTTAAAAGCAGGGAGGGTAGCGGCGGCACGCGTTATAAACACCTCTGATGAGGTGATGATGCTCTCTTTGAATGGGGTCATCCTTCGTATGCAGGCGGCTAATATACCTACTCAGGGGAGAATCAGGCGAGGGGCAAGCCTTATGAAGATGGATGAGGGGGATGAGGTCATTTTTATTGCGGCACTACGCTGATCCCTTCTGCAAAATATTTGCAGAATTTAAATAAACGAATAATCTATAAAAATTAGCGAGAATGCCCGTCAGCTTGCTGGCAGGATGAATCGCAGGGTGGGGTGGAAAGAAGCGTCTATAGGCACTGCAAAGCGAATTCGATCTATAAAGGTGCGAGAATTCGCGCCACAGATGCCTCTCAGCTTGCTTGAGGGTGATTCGCAAACTGACTTCTTAAGGTCTGCCGATTATTTTTCCCGGACCGGTGTAATCGTGGTTAGAGAGAACCCTGATAACCTAACTCCGGACAGTATAGAGGTTATGGTTTAGTAACGTACCGTAAGAGTAAAGACTATTGACAAATGGTTGCATTTAGCGATATAGTTGCCAAAGGTATTGACATTCATTTTATTCTATGGTATACTCTCCCAATTTATGGGTATGCTATCCGATAGTTTTAAATCGAGGTTGATGCGGTAAATTGGTGTTTCCTTGGTATTGGTGGGACAAGGCTGGAATGAGCTAGACATGTGTTGTCTGGCGGCTAGCCTTTTATTTATTTAGTAAAAGTGAAAGGAGAAGTGAAATGAAAAAGAGAATAAACCCAGCATGGCGTATTGTCATAGCACTGCTACTGTTATTCGCCCTGGCGCCGGTGGTAGCACTTAGCATCCCGGCGCAGGCAGGTGCGCCACCGGATACTTACATAAACGATATACCTGAGTATCTCGGTCCTAATACACACCCCCTGATAATAGCGGGCACCGCCATAGCTGACTCGCCCAGCACGGTCAACCAGGTAAAGGTGCAGATCACGCACATAACCTCCAGTAAAACCTATTACTGGACAGGTGTTGCTTGGACTACGATAGAGACCACCCTCATTGCGCCAGGATTCCCATCGATGTGGACTCCTCAATATGATTGGTCGGTAGCCTTGCCACCGCCACCAGGTGGTGATTTTGCCGATGGTACGGAGTATACTGTCACTGCCTGGTCAGAGGACTCACCGAGCATGCAGCAAGACACCACGCCGGCAACACGCAGCTTCACGTGGGACGATGAGCTTCCGGGCTCAAGTGTTATTAAGACAATAGGTAACGCTGCTCAAACCGACTGGATTGCATCTACAATCGACACGATCAGCGGCACTACAGCAGATACCAATTCGGGCGTCGCCGGTGTATATGTGCGAATACAGCGCCTGACCGACGGTATGTACTGGGATGGCGTAACCTGGCAGCCTGTTCCGGTTTACATCATGGCTACGGGCACAACCTCGTGGAGCGTAACCACCACAACCACACCACCCCTTCCCAACTGGACGCATGGTGCAGGTTACAATGTTGAAGTCTATGCGGTTGACAATGCTGGCAACTCGGAAGCTCTAACACCAGCTACGCAGGCCTTCAGCTTCGCGAAGGTACTTACCGGGCTTGATGTATATATAGATATCATCCCGGATTATATCCAGACCACGGCTCTCCCCGTAATCACGGGTACGGCGCATGCGGGGCAGGGCAATGTGGTACGGGTGGACGTGAAAATCCAGCGCCAGGAGGACCTTTATTACTGGTCCGATTTGAGCGCTGACTGGGTTACCTCTCTAACGTGGAACGAGGTCCCAGGTGCATCCGGTTTACCCAGCGTGGACTGGGTTTACCCTGCACCATTGTTAGAGGATGGCAAGGAGTATTATGTCTGGGCACAGGTCACCGATGGCAGCGGTAGTCCGAAGGCGTCATCGTCGCCGGCAACCTTCATCGCCGACGACACAGCGCCAGTCGGTACTCAGATATATGGCTCTTTCATTCCTGGTAGCACTTACCTCGGCCCCACTGTCTTCGATCCGATTACGGTTGCGGGTGTTACCGGTTCCTCCGTCGATATAACCGGCGGCAGCAATCCCGGCATGCTGGATTCGGTTAAATTACTGATAGAGCGTATTGACACCGGCTTTTGGTGGGACGGCGTCGCCTGGCAAGTGCCGGCAGGATTTTATATAGATGCTACCGGTACGAATTCATGGAGCATAACAGCGGTAACTACGCGTCACCTTCCCCTCTGGGAGCATATGGTGTATTACAGCATCACCGCTATGGGGATGGATGAGGCGGGCAATCTGGAGCTCTCAGCTGTTGCGAACTTCGTGTTTATAGCGGATCTCACTGGGCTGGCTCCGCCGCCTGTACCGACACTTGCACCGACACCAACCCCGACACCGGCTCCGCCTGTTTTGAGCAGCATAACCTGGAGCGATGTCGATGGTTCGGTCAATATCACTGCGGGAGATGAGCTAGTCTTCATATTCAGCAAGGAGATGGATACCACAACACTCGACACTGTTTCTGAAATAAATACCCGACTTGATAGTACAGCTAGTGGTACCACTGATTATGGAACAACCTTCAACTCCAGTTGGAATACGGCCAAGACCGAGCTAACAGTGACCCTGGGAGCGGGCGAGG comes from the Dehalococcoidia bacterium genome and includes:
- the gyrA gene encoding DNA gyrase subunit A encodes the protein MDIGAVKPVDIEEEMKSSYMDYAMSVIVSRALPDVRDGLKPVQRRILYAAGDMGLTQTSTHKKSARIVGEVLGKYHPHGDAPVYEAMVRMAQDFSLRYMLIDGQGNFGSVDNDPPAAMRYTEARLSSIAQEMLLDIEKETVDLVLNFDGTLREPTVLPSRLPNLLINGASGIAVGMTTNIPPHNLGEVSDAICYLIDNPEASADELTDFVKGPDFPTAGIILGREGIKNAYATGKGRVLIRARYTIDELTKGRYQIVVTELPYQVNKAALVERIAHLVKIRRMEGIAELRDESDRQGIRIVIELKKGAQAEQVLNNLFKHTPLQQTFFVNMLALIDGQPRVISLKTALQQYISFRQEVIVRRSRFELRHARERAHILEGLKIALDNMDEVIQLIRRSQSAEEARNNLISSFNLTQAQAQAILDMQLRRLAALERQKIIEEYTEVLKTIAYLEDLIANPRKILFLIKEDVSEIKTKYGDQRRTEILEEEPEEFREEDLIHHQKMMIVLTNRGYIKRMPIESYRVQQRGGRGVMGITTREAESLSLLLVGDTLDTLLFFTNRGRVYSLKCYRIPQETSRVARGIPLVKLISIDEAEQVTEILPVSSFVSGESMIMATRRGDIKRSALRGFAAVRANGLIALRLRKGDELVAARVADEGDEVILVTEEAQAIRFAVGGLRTASRTSGGVRAIHINPDDRLVAMDVVSSGAYLMVITKNGFGKCTPISSYRIQARGGSGVKSLSLKAGRVAAARVINTSDEVMMLSLNGVILRMQAANIPTQGRIRRGASLMKMDEGDEVIFIAALR